Genomic segment of Nitrosopumilaceae archaeon AB1(1):
ATTCATTTGTAGAGGCCATTAAATATTCTCATAATGGAGTTAACACAGGAGACATACCAGTTAAAATTCTAATTGTAATAATGGGTGCAAACTAGAGAATCAAGTTTGTTTAATTATCAACTAATACAAATAGACAAGGAATAGTATCACGGTTCTGTAACGTTATTGGATGTTTTATCAAATTCTCCTCTACGGTCCTATAAATAACGCACAAAGATGTTACAGGACCTCTGATTCATTTAGTATCATAATATCACAATTATATATAAAAACATGTGGTTATATGATATTAAAATTATACAAGAGAGATAATCAGTATGCGAATATCAAACATAATTATTAGTAAAAATCAGAGTTAATTTATGCAGAAAAAGATTTATTCAGGTAAAATAATTGGTCTTTCTGTACATGATGTTACAATTCAAGGAAGACAGACAACTAGAGAGATTATAGATTATCCCGGAGCCGCTGCCATTCTAGCAATCGATGACAACTCGCAAGTAATACTAGTCAAGCAAGATAGATATCCACACGGTTACACACTAGAGGTTCCTGCAGGGACACTGAATAAAGGGGAGGAGCCAAAAGAGTGTGCTGTACGTGAATTAAGAGAGGAGACTGGAATGCTTGCAAAGAGCATGGATTATATGTTTAGCTATTACCCTTCAATTGGGTATAACAGTGAGATAATTCATTGTTATATCGCAAAGGGATTAGAGGATACAAAAATTCAAGATACAGATCCAGATGAATTTATCGATATAGTAAAGATGGATTACAACAAAGTAATCGAGGAGATTAAAAATGGAAACATTCGAGATTCAAAGACCATCTGCTCTGTACTATTTTTTAGTCACTTGTAGAGTGGTTTTACCAAATCCACGATATCAGACCAAGATTGAGTAATCCTATCTATCATGGTTAATACCTCAAGAAGAGTCAGAGGTACACGACTACGCTTCTCTAATTGTACACGAAAGCG
This window contains:
- a CDS encoding NUDIX hydrolase, whose amino-acid sequence is MQKKIYSGKIIGLSVHDVTIQGRQTTREIIDYPGAAAILAIDDNSQVILVKQDRYPHGYTLEVPAGTLNKGEEPKECAVRELREETGMLAKSMDYMFSYYPSIGYNSEIIHCYIAKGLEDTKIQDTDPDEFIDIVKMDYNKVIEEIKNGNIRDSKTICSVLFFSHL